Proteins from one Phocoena sinus isolate mPhoSin1 chromosome 8, mPhoSin1.pri, whole genome shotgun sequence genomic window:
- the LOC116758076 gene encoding 60S ribosomal protein L21-like encodes MTNTKGKRRGTRYMFSRSFKKHGVVPLATYMQIYKKRDIVDIKGMGTVQKGMPHKCYHGKTGRVYNVTQHAIGILVNKQVKGKVLAKRINVRIEHIKHSKSQDSFLKRVKENDQKKKEAKEKGTWVQLKRQPAPPREAHFMRTNGKEPELLEPIPYEFMA; translated from the coding sequence ATGACCAacacaaagggaaagaggaggggcaCCCGCTACATGTTCTCtaggtcttttaaaaaacatggagTTGTTCCTTTGGCCACATACATGCAAATCTACAAGAAACGTGATATTGTAGATATCAAGGGAATGGGCACTGTTCAAAAAGGAATGCCCCACAAATGTTACCATGGCAAAACTGGGAGAGTCTACAATGTTACTCAGCATGCTATTGGCATCCTTGTAAACAAACAGGTTAAGGGCAAGGTTCTTGCCAAGAGAATTAATGTGCGTATCGAGCATATTAAGCACTCTAAGAGCCAAGATAGCTTCCTGAAACGGGTGAaggaaaatgatcagaaaaagaaggaagccaaagagaaaggTACTTGGGTTCAACTGAAGCGCCAGCCAGCACCACCCAGAGAAGCACACTTCATGAGAACCAATGGAAAGGAGCCTGAACTGTTGGAGCCCATTCCCTATGAATTCATGGCATGA